One genomic segment of Paenibacillus xylanexedens includes these proteins:
- a CDS encoding TerD family protein: MAINLSKGQKIDLTKTNPGLTKITVGLGWDTNKYDGGKDFDLDVSVFCANANGKVEGEKNFIFFNNPQNENGSVVHTGDNRTGDGDGDDEQINIDLPNVPANVEKIAFSITIYEATERSQNFGQVSRAYVRIVNEANSEELIRFDLGEDFSIETGVVVGELYRHNGEWKFSAIGSGYQDGLVGLTRDYGLQ, encoded by the coding sequence ATGGCAATTAATCTCTCTAAAGGTCAAAAAATCGATCTGACTAAAACAAACCCAGGTTTGACAAAAATCACAGTAGGCTTGGGCTGGGATACCAATAAGTATGATGGCGGAAAAGACTTTGACCTGGATGTATCGGTATTCTGTGCCAATGCAAACGGTAAAGTAGAAGGCGAGAAAAACTTCATCTTCTTCAACAATCCACAAAATGAAAATGGTTCTGTTGTTCACACCGGTGACAACCGTACAGGAGATGGCGATGGTGATGATGAGCAGATCAATATCGACCTGCCTAACGTACCCGCAAATGTAGAGAAAATTGCCTTCTCTATTACGATCTACGAGGCTACAGAACGTAGCCAGAACTTCGGACAAGTCTCCCGTGCTTATGTGCGAATCGTTAACGAAGCAAACAGCGAAGAGCTGATTCGTTTCGACCTGGGAGAAGACTTCTCCATCGAAACAGGTGTAGTTGTTGGTGAATTGTATCGTCATAACGGCGAGTGGAAGTTCAGTGCCATCGGTAGTGGTTACCAGGATGGATTGGTTGGATTGACACGCGACTACGGTTTGCAATAG
- a CDS encoding TerD family protein: MAISVVKGQKSDLTKTNPGLSRLTVGIGWEAASGVELDTSAFLLGSDNKVAGDEDFIFYNQPSTSFITYMDGGQVGGEKKQFAIDLGKIPARIEKIAFSLTIHDGEARRHHFGQVQHGFLRFANAATGQEVMRYDLGSGFTVETAIVIGELYRHNGEWKFNAIGSGFAGGLNALCANFGVDVDGGSDPAPTTSTVPPTAAPTPPPPAPAPEPTPAPVNSINFSKIELKKKGDTINLKKNAGGLGEILINLNWNQQGSKGLFGRSKSVDLDLGCLFEMKDGTRDVIQALGQTFGSLNRFPYIALDGDDRTGSVKTGENLRINGARISEIERILVFTYIYGGVANWSQVDGVVTIQQKDGPDIIVRMNEYGSPLGMCGIAMLRNVNNETFSIERIVQFYNGHQALDEAHDWGMQWVAGRK; encoded by the coding sequence ATGGCGATTTCTGTCGTGAAAGGCCAGAAGAGTGATCTGACCAAAACCAACCCGGGCTTGTCCCGTCTAACGGTAGGCATTGGTTGGGAGGCAGCCTCGGGTGTAGAGCTGGACACATCAGCATTCCTTCTGGGTTCAGACAATAAAGTGGCTGGAGATGAGGATTTTATCTTTTATAATCAGCCCTCTACCTCGTTCATCACGTACATGGATGGTGGACAGGTTGGTGGCGAGAAGAAACAATTCGCCATTGATCTTGGCAAAATCCCTGCCCGAATTGAGAAAATCGCCTTCAGCCTGACGATTCATGACGGTGAAGCACGACGCCATCATTTTGGACAGGTTCAGCATGGTTTTCTACGGTTTGCCAATGCAGCTACAGGTCAGGAAGTAATGAGATATGATCTGGGAAGCGGTTTTACAGTGGAGACCGCGATTGTCATCGGTGAATTGTATCGTCATAATGGAGAATGGAAGTTCAATGCAATAGGGTCGGGTTTTGCAGGTGGTTTGAATGCACTCTGCGCTAACTTTGGTGTGGATGTGGATGGTGGATCGGACCCTGCACCAACGACTTCAACCGTTCCCCCGACAGCTGCACCGACTCCGCCACCCCCGGCACCCGCACCAGAACCGACGCCTGCTCCTGTGAATTCGATCAATTTCAGCAAAATTGAATTGAAGAAGAAGGGTGACACCATTAACCTCAAGAAAAATGCGGGGGGACTTGGTGAAATCCTGATTAACCTGAACTGGAATCAACAGGGCAGCAAAGGGTTGTTTGGTCGCAGCAAGAGTGTTGATCTGGACTTGGGCTGCCTGTTCGAGATGAAGGATGGTACACGAGATGTGATTCAGGCCTTGGGACAGACGTTTGGTTCACTGAATCGATTCCCTTATATTGCACTGGATGGGGATGACCGGACGGGATCGGTTAAGACGGGAGAGAATCTGCGGATTAATGGTGCCCGTATCTCGGAAATTGAGCGCATCTTGGTATTCACCTATATTTATGGTGGTGTGGCCAACTGGTCTCAAGTAGACGGTGTGGTAACCATCCAGCAGAAGGACGGCCCGGATATCATTGTCCGAATGAATGAATACGGGAGCCCGCTTGGCATGTGTGGCATCGCGATGTTACGCAATGTGAACAATGAGACATTCAGTATTGAACGAATCGTGCAGTTCTATAATGGGCATCAGGCGTTGGACGAGGCTCATGATTGGGGAATGCAGTGGGTTGCGGGAAGAAAGTAA
- a CDS encoding TerD family protein, which yields MASINLVKGQKIDLTKGNAGLTEVIAGLGWDPVTAKGFFGRKKQADIDCDASAIMLNEEGKLVKDSNLVCFHNKQSACRSVIHSGDNLTGQGDGDDEQIKMDLSRIPADVHKVLIVVNIYDCVNRKQDFGMIEKAYIRILDGKNSSELVKFNLSENYTGSTALICGELYRHGGEWKFSAIGEGSHAVHINELARRYS from the coding sequence GTGGCAAGCATTAATTTGGTCAAAGGACAAAAGATTGATTTAACCAAAGGCAATGCAGGACTTACTGAGGTGATTGCTGGTCTCGGTTGGGACCCGGTAACTGCCAAAGGTTTCTTTGGAAGAAAAAAACAAGCGGATATCGATTGTGATGCATCGGCGATCATGTTGAATGAGGAAGGCAAGTTGGTGAAGGACTCCAACCTGGTTTGCTTCCACAACAAACAAAGTGCATGTCGTTCGGTTATCCATTCAGGTGACAATTTAACAGGACAGGGAGACGGTGACGACGAACAGATCAAAATGGATCTGTCCCGTATTCCTGCTGATGTTCATAAAGTATTAATCGTTGTTAATATCTACGATTGTGTCAATCGCAAGCAAGATTTTGGCATGATTGAGAAGGCTTATATTCGTATTCTGGATGGTAAAAATTCCAGTGAGCTCGTGAAGTTCAATCTATCCGAAAACTACACAGGTTCAACGGCGTTGATCTGTGGTGAATTGTATCGTCATGGAGGCGAATGGAAATTCTCGGCAATTGGAGAGGGTTCCCATGCGGTACATATCAACGAACTCGCTCGCAGGTACTCCTAA
- a CDS encoding ATP-grasp domain-containing protein, whose translation MKKMKIYFNRWFSVTYHYMNAIRDNEDGMEFEIYGTHPDPGHMALQGCDVAEVEPRVTGREYVDFCFDFCRRHQIDVFIPRWNMLDISRHISLFEEIGTRVIVCSDTELLEQLMEKDRFYESVREKGIMEIPDYFTVSNAAQFQQAYEALRARGHDVCFKPCNGEGGMGFRVINNERDPLQELFGYALNSISYEDALRAFSSAPSFQNVMVMEVLEGYEYSIDCLSDRNGKLLTAIPRRKERGRLRLLEENEELLAIARNVAEVYQIPYNFNIQMKYRKDTPKLLEINPRMSGGLHMSCLSGVNFPYLAVKSALGHDIGPLHPKFGILGSHIEQPFIIDVQKVSGVHHV comes from the coding sequence ATGAAAAAAATGAAGATTTACTTCAACCGTTGGTTCTCAGTAACGTATCATTATATGAATGCGATTCGGGACAATGAGGACGGTATGGAATTTGAGATCTACGGTACTCACCCTGATCCGGGACACATGGCATTACAGGGCTGTGATGTTGCAGAAGTTGAACCGCGTGTAACGGGCCGGGAATATGTTGATTTTTGCTTCGACTTTTGCCGTCGTCATCAGATTGATGTGTTTATTCCACGCTGGAACATGCTGGACATCAGCAGACATATCTCCCTGTTCGAAGAGATCGGCACACGGGTTATCGTATGCTCGGACACGGAATTGCTGGAACAATTGATGGAGAAAGACCGGTTCTATGAATCGGTGCGTGAGAAAGGCATTATGGAGATTCCGGATTATTTCACAGTCAGTAATGCTGCACAATTCCAGCAAGCATATGAGGCGCTGCGTGCACGTGGACATGATGTATGCTTCAAACCATGTAATGGTGAGGGCGGCATGGGATTCCGGGTGATTAATAATGAACGTGATCCGTTGCAGGAGTTGTTCGGATACGCGCTTAACTCCATTTCGTATGAAGATGCCCTGCGTGCTTTCTCTTCTGCTCCGTCCTTTCAAAATGTCATGGTGATGGAGGTACTGGAAGGATATGAATACAGCATTGATTGTCTTTCGGATCGCAATGGGAAACTATTAACGGCTATTCCGCGTAGAAAAGAAAGAGGACGTTTGCGCTTGCTCGAAGAAAACGAGGAATTGCTGGCGATTGCCCGCAATGTGGCAGAGGTATATCAGATTCCTTATAATTTTAATATACAGATGAAATATCGCAAGGATACACCGAAGCTGCTGGAGATTAATCCGCGTATGTCGGGTGGGTTGCACATGTCTTGTCTGTCGGGCGTGAACTTCCCGTATCTGGCTGTCAAGTCTGCACTTGGCCATGATATTGGACCACTTCATCCGAAGTTTGGCATACTGGGAAGTCATATCGAACAGCCATTTATAATCGACGTTCAGAAGGTAAGCGGAGTACACCACGTCTAG
- a CDS encoding TerD family protein: MTISLAKGQRIDLTKTNPGLTRVVVGLGWDTNKYSGGVDFDLDASAFLLYEDGKAKGTDDFVFYNNPSGGAGSVTHTGDNRTGEGDGDDEQVVVDFSKIPAHIHRIGITVTIYDGDGRGQNFGQVSNAFVRVVDAASDREVLRFDLGEDYSTETAVVFCEFYRAGADWKFQAVGSGFTGGLSALCKNYGLDAQ, translated from the coding sequence ATGACGATCAGTCTTGCCAAAGGACAACGTATTGACCTGACTAAGACGAATCCGGGCCTTACCCGTGTGGTGGTTGGTTTGGGTTGGGATACAAACAAATATAGTGGTGGAGTCGACTTTGACCTGGACGCTTCGGCTTTTTTGTTGTACGAAGATGGAAAAGCCAAAGGTACGGATGACTTTGTTTTTTACAACAATCCAAGCGGCGGTGCGGGTTCAGTAACACATACTGGTGATAACCGTACAGGTGAAGGTGACGGCGATGATGAGCAAGTTGTTGTTGATTTCAGTAAAATCCCTGCGCACATTCACCGGATCGGTATTACCGTAACCATCTATGATGGAGATGGAAGAGGGCAGAATTTTGGACAAGTCTCCAATGCTTTTGTTCGTGTTGTAGATGCTGCAAGTGATCGGGAAGTGCTTCGTTTCGACCTCGGAGAAGACTACTCTACCGAAACAGCTGTGGTATTCTGTGAGTTTTACCGTGCAGGTGCGGACTGGAAATTCCAGGCGGTAGGCAGCGGCTTCACTGGTGGACTATCTGCTTTATGCAAAAATTACGGGCTGGATGCACAATAA
- a CDS encoding toxic anion resistance protein produces the protein MATEWAQLKQEDEQRINQEATQLIQKVSQSDPAHLDTLMDDIGKLGVKTQERAGQTLKLLDRPVNELMSGNRAEVSNMILKLRDECESLQQSKNVSFVGKLLRKSPLKNYVYRYQSVRTNIDAIINGLRDGKDNLEESIVNMRQLKRSSIQEIYNLQTKISFGNQLKALFETEIAKPENENRKAHLERGLRKVVTRTQSMTEMIMLYNQAIAATDIINDNNDKLIDSVNNAIDKTANLITVSAMIAMALNDQEKVISAVEATNKTIEDQFKENARLLKTTTEKTNELLSKPAMSLEAVNQAMGDLMSALDLSEQSNRRIIESCNDYTNKMTTLNAKMSDRLGLEGPKAAAIPEKNKPDSSALGSFLD, from the coding sequence ATGGCAACGGAATGGGCTCAGTTGAAGCAGGAAGATGAGCAACGGATTAACCAGGAAGCAACGCAGCTTATTCAGAAAGTATCCCAAAGTGATCCGGCTCACCTGGATACCTTAATGGATGATATCGGTAAGTTGGGCGTGAAAACACAAGAGAGAGCAGGACAGACTCTCAAGTTGCTTGATCGCCCAGTCAATGAACTGATGTCCGGGAACCGGGCAGAGGTATCCAACATGATCCTGAAGCTCCGTGATGAATGTGAGAGTTTGCAACAGAGTAAAAATGTGAGTTTTGTCGGGAAGTTGTTACGTAAAAGCCCGTTGAAAAACTACGTATACCGTTATCAATCCGTTCGCACGAACATTGATGCCATCATTAACGGGTTGCGGGACGGCAAGGACAACCTGGAAGAAAGCATCGTGAATATGCGCCAATTGAAACGTTCCTCCATTCAGGAGATCTACAATCTGCAGACCAAAATCTCTTTTGGTAATCAGTTAAAAGCTTTGTTTGAAACCGAGATTGCCAAGCCTGAGAACGAGAATCGTAAAGCACATCTGGAGCGTGGGTTGCGCAAAGTGGTAACACGTACCCAATCCATGACAGAGATGATCATGCTGTACAATCAGGCAATCGCAGCTACCGACATCATTAATGATAACAATGACAAGCTGATTGATTCCGTTAATAATGCCATTGATAAAACAGCGAATCTGATCACCGTTTCGGCCATGATTGCGATGGCTCTTAATGATCAGGAGAAGGTCATTTCTGCTGTGGAAGCTACGAATAAGACGATTGAAGATCAATTCAAGGAAAACGCCAGATTGTTGAAGACAACAACAGAGAAAACAAACGAACTGTTGTCCAAACCGGCGATGTCCCTTGAAGCGGTCAATCAGGCGATGGGTGATCTGATGTCTGCCCTGGATCTGTCCGAGCAGTCTAATCGCCGGATTATCGAGAGCTGTAATGACTATACCAACAAGATGACAACCCTTAACGCCAAAATGAGTGATCGACTGGGTCTGGAAGGACCGAAGGCTGCTGCCATTCCGGAGAAAAACAAACCGGATTCCAGTGCATTAGGATCTTTCCTGGATTAG
- a CDS encoding HpcH/HpaI aldolase/citrate lyase family protein: MPATRTHIADDIMNGKHEGLTTIIIDLEDAVGDDQVEFAEQCLVQHLTQLMTYMETGMLSQDRMPLLFARVRSPQQLERLIDTLGELVSMLTGVALPKFCVGNGRAYFDQIRKYNQRKPDHYPVLYGMPILETASIIYRETRWETLLGLRNILDENVEYVLNVRIGATDFSSLFGLRRSPELTIYDIATIRDCISDIINLFGRMDKPYVISGPVWEYFSQRERVFKPQLRQTPFEETLGKSGLHLRMKYITNTMDGLMREVMMDKENGIVGKTIIHPSHIKPVQAMYVVTHEEYSDAQDIIARNDGSLGVFKSNYYNKMNEIKPHLNWANRILIRSQIYGVLHEQQHFVGLLPKHEQQHNYVPNS; the protein is encoded by the coding sequence ATGCCCGCGACGCGCACACATATCGCGGACGACATTATGAATGGTAAACATGAAGGTCTGACGACCATTATTATTGATCTGGAGGACGCTGTGGGTGACGACCAAGTAGAATTTGCCGAGCAGTGTCTGGTACAGCATCTAACTCAACTGATGACTTATATGGAGACAGGCATGCTGAGTCAGGATCGAATGCCTCTTCTGTTTGCTCGTGTACGTTCACCACAACAGTTGGAACGTCTTATTGATACGTTGGGAGAATTGGTGTCCATGCTGACAGGCGTGGCTTTGCCCAAGTTTTGTGTGGGCAATGGAAGAGCTTATTTTGACCAGATCCGCAAGTATAATCAACGGAAACCGGATCATTATCCCGTTCTTTATGGAATGCCTATATTGGAAACGGCTTCAATTATATATCGGGAGACACGTTGGGAGACCTTACTGGGCCTTCGTAACATCCTCGATGAAAATGTTGAATATGTGCTCAATGTACGCATTGGTGCGACCGATTTCTCCAGCCTGTTTGGACTACGCCGAAGCCCGGAATTAACCATATACGATATCGCCACAATACGTGACTGTATCTCGGACATTATCAATCTGTTCGGACGGATGGACAAGCCGTACGTGATCTCGGGTCCAGTCTGGGAATATTTCAGTCAGCGGGAGCGCGTGTTCAAACCTCAATTACGACAGACTCCATTCGAAGAAACCCTGGGCAAATCAGGGCTGCATCTGAGAATGAAATATATTACGAACACAATGGATGGATTGATGCGTGAAGTCATGATGGACAAGGAAAATGGAATTGTAGGCAAAACGATCATTCATCCTTCTCATATTAAGCCCGTACAAGCGATGTACGTTGTTACACATGAGGAATATTCCGATGCACAAGACATCATCGCCCGTAATGACGGTAGCCTGGGTGTGTTCAAAAGTAATTACTATAACAAAATGAATGAGATTAAACCACACTTGAACTGGGCGAATCGAATTCTAATCCGATCACAAATATATGGGGTGTTACATGAACAGCAGCATTTTGTCGGGCTCTTGCCCAAGCACGAACAACAACATAACTACGTTCCCAATTCTTGA
- a CDS encoding hydrolase, giving the protein MIYASDLDQTLVYSRRALRIPEDTPGLVPAEWINGKLSAFMSAYALERLQSLPQDIVFMPVTTRTVEQYRRIHIFQSECIPKYAVTSNGGNIIVDGQVDDEWNLHIRSLLRQQAATPEEILDLFDDVLSPEWVINQRLCDELFFALLIERDKLPMEHIAEKIRVLETLGWESSIQGRKLYLVPSAVNKRAAVEHIRQRIGDGPVIASGDSLLDRCLLDFAHYAIAPSHGELHVERQRVPEQVPYQFTEQFGAFAADEILDYVHRIHNDQQTQIDHAEIRETV; this is encoded by the coding sequence ATGATTTACGCAAGTGATCTGGACCAGACGCTGGTGTACTCCCGTCGTGCGCTCCGTATTCCCGAAGATACACCGGGACTTGTTCCCGCAGAGTGGATTAACGGCAAGTTGTCCGCTTTTATGTCAGCATATGCACTGGAGCGGTTGCAGTCTTTGCCACAAGACATTGTATTTATGCCGGTGACGACACGTACAGTGGAGCAGTACCGGCGCATTCATATTTTTCAGAGCGAATGTATTCCGAAATATGCGGTGACGAGTAATGGTGGCAACATCATTGTTGACGGTCAGGTAGACGATGAATGGAATCTGCATATTCGTTCTTTGCTTCGTCAGCAGGCAGCTACTCCCGAAGAGATCCTGGATTTATTTGACGATGTGCTGAGCCCGGAGTGGGTAATTAATCAGCGATTGTGTGATGAGCTGTTCTTTGCATTGCTGATCGAACGTGACAAGCTTCCGATGGAGCATATTGCGGAAAAGATTCGGGTGTTAGAGACGCTGGGATGGGAGAGTTCGATTCAGGGGCGGAAGCTCTATCTGGTGCCTTCGGCCGTGAACAAACGAGCTGCCGTGGAGCATATTAGGCAACGCATTGGCGATGGGCCTGTGATTGCTTCGGGTGATTCCTTGCTGGATCGTTGTTTGCTGGACTTTGCGCACTACGCCATTGCTCCGTCTCACGGAGAGTTACATGTGGAGAGACAGCGTGTACCTGAGCAGGTACCGTATCAATTTACGGAACAATTCGGTGCTTTTGCAGCAGATGAGATTCTCGATTACGTTCACCGTATTCATAACGATCAACAGACCCAGATAGACCATGCCGAGATAAGGGAGACCGTATAA
- a CDS encoding cysteine protease StiP family protein has product MNLTTLELIRQREIPSPEPMGSYAASDVVFLLKDISHVDLEKGTGEREQAIQSGVHYSEMLPVEYQPTAEYIELFHQTLEQSAARIARHTAIVAEKIVERRGLNLVLVSLARAGTPVGILIKRYIELKYKVTIPHYSISIIRGKGMDENAILYILQQHGLETAIQFVDGWTGKGAIRKVLKESCDHMERTYGVSLDDDLAVLADPGQCSGTFGTREDYLIPSACLNSTVSGLVSRTVLRDDLIGPADFHGAKWYREWSSADVSTQYVDTIAQHFPQMMNQVEIRSDDNATDTLEITWKGWQDIEAIQQSFGITNINLIKPGIGETTRVLLRRVPWKILVDRLDNPDLQHIMMLARDRNVPVEVYPGLTYSCCGIIQSLGGGGE; this is encoded by the coding sequence ATGAACTTAACTACACTGGAGCTAATCAGACAACGTGAGATTCCGTCTCCCGAACCGATGGGCAGTTATGCTGCATCGGACGTTGTTTTCCTACTGAAGGATATCAGCCATGTGGATCTGGAAAAGGGAACGGGTGAACGGGAGCAGGCGATCCAATCCGGGGTTCATTATTCGGAGATGTTGCCCGTGGAATATCAGCCCACAGCAGAATACATCGAGCTGTTCCATCAGACGCTGGAACAATCCGCTGCAAGAATCGCACGTCATACCGCCATTGTTGCTGAGAAGATTGTAGAGCGTAGGGGACTGAATCTGGTGCTGGTATCTCTGGCTCGAGCCGGAACACCTGTGGGCATCCTGATCAAACGTTATATTGAATTGAAATACAAGGTGACGATTCCGCATTATAGCATTTCGATTATTCGTGGCAAGGGTATGGACGAGAACGCAATTTTATATATTTTACAGCAGCATGGTCTGGAAACAGCCATTCAATTTGTAGACGGTTGGACAGGCAAAGGGGCTATTCGCAAAGTGCTGAAAGAGTCCTGTGACCACATGGAACGGACTTATGGCGTAAGTCTTGATGATGATCTTGCTGTGTTGGCTGATCCGGGGCAATGTTCAGGAACTTTTGGGACAAGGGAAGATTATCTTATTCCTAGCGCTTGTCTGAATTCAACGGTATCGGGACTGGTGAGCCGTACAGTACTTCGCGATGATCTGATCGGGCCGGCAGATTTTCACGGAGCCAAATGGTATCGTGAATGGTCCTCTGCGGATGTGTCGACCCAATACGTGGATACTATTGCTCAGCATTTTCCGCAAATGATGAACCAAGTGGAGATTCGCTCGGACGACAATGCTACCGATACTTTGGAAATCACTTGGAAAGGCTGGCAGGATATCGAAGCCATCCAGCAATCCTTTGGTATTACGAACATTAATCTGATCAAACCTGGAATCGGAGAAACAACCCGGGTGTTACTGCGCCGTGTCCCTTGGAAGATTCTTGTGGACCGTCTGGATAATCCGGATTTGCAACATATCATGATGCTCGCCAGAGACAGAAATGTGCCGGTTGAGGTATATCCGGGATTAACCTATTCCTGTTGCGGCATTATTCAATCCCTGGGAGGTGGAGGAGAATGA
- a CDS encoding phosphoribosyltransferase family protein: MNSSILSGSCPSTNNNITTFPILDQFSLNVQVTHNPLQLPLESLFSMAARINKKRSFLFVSRLLGKHIPVNPYTSLLSGAALAVLLYEHLTEKTEETKVQITEWKREMVEGLIDPQQARQVYNMLLQESLSLSETIRFVGFAETATALGHSMYEMFADQASYIHTTREYVPAMHPDIQFEEEHSHAMAHRCYALDHEAFAGEGPIVLVDDEITTGKTTLNIIRDIQARYPRKQYVIASLLDWRTEADELRFAELEVELGITITPLSLLKGRIEVVGTPQLEPTQQDEQLYHPAVTLQTSTVADDFNQLHATSEDGEGKRSTASYVQHTGRFGMQSRHNGVLREEISRIAERLRSQRKAERTLVMGTGEFMYIPMRIAAEMGEGVLYQSTTRSPIHTHPAPGYAVRSGAGYASPEDASVRNFIYNIAPGQYDEIFVLLERQMSEERMEPMLKVLGQLGCGHIHIVYCGLPEKTGDNEQ; the protein is encoded by the coding sequence ATGAACAGCAGCATTTTGTCGGGCTCTTGCCCAAGCACGAACAACAACATAACTACGTTCCCAATTCTTGATCAATTCAGTCTGAACGTTCAGGTTACACATAACCCGCTGCAACTTCCACTAGAATCTCTATTTTCCATGGCTGCACGCATCAATAAGAAACGTTCATTTCTGTTTGTAAGCAGACTGCTGGGCAAGCACATCCCGGTTAACCCGTATACCTCGCTTCTGAGTGGCGCAGCATTGGCTGTTCTGTTATATGAGCACCTGACTGAAAAGACGGAAGAGACGAAAGTTCAGATCACCGAGTGGAAACGGGAAATGGTCGAGGGACTGATTGACCCCCAACAAGCCCGGCAAGTGTACAACATGCTGTTGCAAGAAAGCTTGAGTTTATCGGAAACGATTCGTTTTGTTGGTTTTGCCGAGACCGCTACAGCGCTGGGTCACAGCATGTACGAGATGTTTGCTGATCAAGCTTCCTATATTCACACCACTCGCGAATATGTTCCAGCGATGCATCCAGATATTCAATTTGAAGAAGAACATTCCCATGCGATGGCTCATCGTTGTTATGCGTTGGATCATGAAGCCTTTGCAGGAGAGGGTCCGATTGTTCTAGTGGACGACGAGATTACGACGGGCAAAACGACGTTGAATATCATTCGGGATATTCAGGCCAGATACCCCCGGAAGCAATATGTGATTGCTTCGCTGTTGGACTGGCGTACGGAAGCGGACGAACTTCGGTTTGCCGAACTGGAAGTTGAACTGGGGATTACCATTACACCGTTAAGCCTGTTGAAGGGCCGCATTGAAGTGGTGGGTACTCCACAGTTGGAACCAACACAGCAAGATGAGCAGCTATATCATCCTGCCGTAACGCTTCAAACCTCTACCGTTGCCGATGACTTCAATCAACTGCATGCCACTTCGGAGGATGGTGAAGGTAAACGTAGCACAGCGAGCTACGTCCAGCATACGGGCAGGTTTGGTATGCAATCCCGACATAATGGGGTATTACGTGAGGAGATTAGCCGGATTGCAGAACGACTTCGGTCGCAGCGTAAGGCAGAACGGACGTTGGTGATGGGAACAGGGGAGTTCATGTACATTCCGATGCGTATTGCTGCCGAGATGGGAGAAGGCGTGTTGTATCAATCCACTACCCGCAGTCCAATCCATACACATCCGGCTCCAGGATATGCTGTTCGTAGTGGTGCCGGATATGCCTCACCGGAAGACGCATCTGTTCGTAACTTTATCTATAACATCGCTCCGGGACAATATGATGAGATTTTTGTTCTGCTGGAGAGACAGATGTCCGAAGAAAGAATGGAACCGATGTTGAAGGTACTGGGGCAGTTGGGGTGCGGACACATTCATATTGTATATTGCGGCTTGCCAGAGAAGACAGGGGACAACGAGCAATGA